A window of the Lactuca sativa cultivar Salinas chromosome 7, Lsat_Salinas_v11, whole genome shotgun sequence genome harbors these coding sequences:
- the LOC111894005 gene encoding xyloglucan endotransglucosylase protein 1, which produces MAKSNSNLCAVVLLISILIVAVSAGSFYDDMDISFGGERAKILNGGQDLSLSLDQYSGSGFQSKHEYLFGRFDMQLKLVPGNSAGTVTTFYLSSQGAGHDEIDFEFLGNSTGNPYTIHTNVYSQGKGNKEQQFHLWFDPTAAFHTYTIVWNSLRIIFLIDNIPVRVFNNNDAAGVPFPKSQPMRVYASLWNADDWATQGGRVKTDWTNAPFTALYRKFNANAKKVGPNSVSTSSINDNQSWSTQGLDAAGRNRIRWVQTKHMIYNYCNDRKRFPNGISAECKTSRFL; this is translated from the exons ATGGCAAAGTCGAACTCTAATCTTTGTGCAGTTGTTCTTTTAATATCAATTCTAATAGTAGCAGTATCAGCAGGGAGTTTTTACGATGACATGGACATCAGTTTTGGGGGTGAACGTGCTAAAATTCTGAATGGAGGTCAGGATCTTTCACTTTCACTCGACCAATACTCTGGATCGGGTTTCCAGTCGAAGCACGAGTACCTGTTTGGAAGGTTCGACATGCAACTCAAACTAGTACCAGGCAATTCTGCTGGCACCGTCACCACATTCTAC TTGTCATCACAAGGTGCGGGTCACGATGAGATCGACTTCGAGTTCTTGGGCAACTCCACGGGAAACCCTTACACAATTCACACCAATGTGTATTCACAAGGGAAAGGAAACAAAGAACAGCAGTTCCACCTTTGGTTTGACCCTACCGCAGCCTTCCACACCTATACCATCGTATGGAACAGTCTAAGAATTAT TTTCTTGATAGATAACATACCAGTAAGGGTGTTCAATAACAATGATGCTGCTGGAGTCCCATTTCCCAAGAGCCAACCCATGAGGGTTTATGCCAGCCTGTGGAACGCGGATGACTGGGCAACCCAAGGTGGGCGTGTGAAGACCGACTGGACTAATGCGCCTTTCACCGCGTTATACAGGAAATTCAATGCCAATGCCAAAAAAGTTGGTCCCAATTCAGTATCTACAAGCTCAATAAATGATAACCAGTCATGGAGTACCCAAGGACTTGATGCAGCTGGCCGAAATAGGATCCGATGGGTGCAAACCAAGCACATGATCTACAACTACTGCAACGACCGCAAACGGTTTcccaatggtatttcagcggaatGCAAGACCTCTAGATTCCTTTAA
- the LOC128127346 gene encoding xyloglucan endotransglucosylase protein 1-like produces the protein MDITFGGERAKILNGGQDLSLSLDQYSGSGFQSKHEYLFGRFDMQLKLVPGNSAGTVTTFYLSSQGAGHDEIDFEFLGNSTGNPYTIHTNVYSQGKGNKEQQFHLWFDPTAAFHTYTIVWNSLRIIFLIDNIPVRVFNNNDAAGVPFPKSQPMRVYASLWNADDWATQGGRVKTDWTNAPFTALYRKFNANAKKVGPNSSWSTQGLDAAGRNRIRWVQTKHMIYNYCNDRKRFPNGISAECKTSRFL, from the exons ATGGACATCACTTTTGGGGGTGAACGTGCTAAAATTCTGAATGGAGGTCAGGATCTTTCACTTTCACTCGACCAATACTCTGGATCGGGTTTCCAGTCGAAGCACGAGTACCTGTTTGGAAGGTTCGACATGCAACTCAAACTAGTACCAGGCAATTCTGCTGGCACCGTCACCACATTCTAC TTGTCATCACAAGGTGCGGGTCACGATGAGATCGACTTCGAGTTCTTGGGCAACTCCACGGGAAACCCTTACACAATTCACACCAATGTGTATTCACAAGGGAAAGGAAACAAAGAACAGCAGTTCCACCTTTGGTTTGACCCTACCGCAGCCTTCCACACCTATACCATCGTATGGAACAGTCTAAGAATTAT TTTCTTGATAGATAACATACCAGTAAGGGTGTTCAATAACAATGATGCTGCTGGAGTCCCATTTCCCAAGAGCCAACCCATGAGGGTTTATGCCAGCCTGTGGAACGCGGATGACTGGGCAACCCAAGGTGGGCGTGTGAAGACCGACTGGACTAATGCGCCTTTCACCGCGTTATACAGGAAATTCAATGCCAATGCCAAAAAAGTTGGTCCCAATTCA TCATGGAGTACCCAAGGACTTGATGCAGCTGGCCGAAATAGGATCCGATGGGTGCAAACCAAGCACATGATCTACAACTACTGCAACGACCGCAAACGGTTTcccaatggtatttcagcggaatGCAAGACCTCTAGATTCCTTTAA